Proteins encoded within one genomic window of Camelina sativa cultivar DH55 chromosome 19, Cs, whole genome shotgun sequence:
- the LOC104766314 gene encoding receptor-like protein kinase 2 codes for MTLHSLIFFSSSSYSSSSLLFSFFFFILCFSLSDAEQNPEASILYSWLHSSSSPTPSSLSLFNWNSIDNTPCNNWTFVTCSPQGFVTDIVIESVPLQLSLPKNLPAFRSLQKLTISGANLTGTLPESLGDCLGLTVLDLSSNSLVGDIPWSLSKLRNLETLTLNSNQLTGKIPPDISKCLKLKSLILFDNLLTGTIPPELGKLSGLEVIRIGGNKEISGQIPPEIGDCYNLTVLGLAETSVSGSLPSSLGKLTKLQTLSIYTTMISGEIPSDLGNCNELVDLFLYENSLSGSIPQEIGKLTKLEQLFLWQNSLVGGIPEEIGNCSNLKMIDLSLNLLSGSIPSSIGRLSFLEEFMISDNKFSGSIPTTISNCSSLVQLQLDKNQISGLIPSELGTLTRLTLFFAWSNQLEGSIPPGLADCTDLQALDLSRNLLTGTIPSGLFMLRNLTKLLLISNSLSGFIPQEIGNCSSLVRLRLGYNRITGEIPSGIGSLKKLNFLDFSSNRLHGKVPDEIGSCSELQMIDLSNNSLEGSLPNPVSSLSGLQVLDVSSNQFTGKIPASLGRLVSLNKLILSKNLFSGSIPTSLGMCSGLQLLDLGSNELSGEIPPELGDIENLEIALNLSSNRLTGKIPLKISSLNKLSILDLSHNMLEGDLAPLSNIENLVSLNISYNSFSGYLPDNKLFRQLSPQDLEGNKKLCSSLTQDSCFLTYGKGNGLGDDGDSSRTRKLRLTLALLITLTVVLMILGAVAVIRARRNINNERDSELGETYKWQFTPFQKLNFSVDQIIRCLVEPNVIGKGCSGVVYRAHVDNGEVIAVKKLWPAMVNGGHDEKTKNVRDSFSAEVKTLGTIRHKNIVRFLGCCWNRNTRLLMYDYMPNGSLGSLLHERRGSSLDWDLRYRILLGAAQGLAYLHHDCLPPIVHRDIKANNILIGLDFEPYIADFGLAKLVDQGDIGRCSNTVAGSYGYIAPEYGYSMKITEKSDVYSYGVVVLEVLTGKQPIDPTVPEGLHLVDWVRQNRGSLEVLDSSLRSRTEAEADEMMQVLGTALLCVNSSPDERPTMKDVAAMLKEIKQEREEYAKVDLLLKKSPPPTTTSTHEEGRMNEMNMTATAASSSKEMRREERLVKSNNTSFSASSLLYSSSSSIE; via the exons ATGACTCTTCATTccttaatcttcttctcctcttcttcttattcttcttcctcacttctcttctctttcttcttcttcatcctttgtttctctctctctgatgcAGAGCAAAATCCGGAAGCTTCTATCCTCTACTCATGGctccactcttcttcttctcctacaccttcatctctttctctcttcaacTGGAACTCCATAGACAACACTCCTTGCAACAACTGGACTTTTGTCACATGCTCTCCTCAAGGCTTCGTCACCGACATCGTCATTGAATCTGTCCCTCTCCAGCTCTCCTTGCCTAAGAATCTACCGGCTTTTCGTTCTCTCCAGAAACTCACTATCTCCGGCGCTAATCTCACCGGTACTTTGCCGGAGAGTCTCGGCGACTGCCTCGGTCTCACGGTTCTTGACCTTAGCTCTAACAGTTTAGTTGGTGACATTCCTTGGAGTTTAAGCAAGCTCCGTAACCTAGAAACCCTAACTCTCAACTCTAACCAACTCACCGGAAAAATCCCACCGGACATCAGCAAATGTTTGAAGCTCAAGAGCCTAATTCTCTTCGACAATCTTCTCACCGGAACAATCCCGCCGGAGCTAGGGAAGCTCTCTGGTCTCGAAGTGATAAGAATCGGAGGAAACAAAGAAATCTCCGGCCAAATCCCACCGGAGATCGGAGATTGTTACAATCTAACAGTACTTGGTTTAGCCGAGACTAGCGTCTCCGGGAGCTTACCTTCTTCCTTAGGTAAGCTCACGAAGCTACAAACACTCTCGATTTACACAACAATGATAAGTGGAGAGATTCCTTCAGATTTAGGGAACTGCAATGAGCTTGTTGATCTCTTCCTGTACGAGAATAGCTTGTCTGGTTCAATCCCTCAAGAAATCGGAAAGCTAACGAAACTAGAACAGCTGTTTCTATGGCAAAACAGTCTCGTTGGTGGTATCCCTGAAGAAATAGGAAACTGCAGCAATCTCAAAATGATAGATTTATCTTTAAATCTCCTCTCTGGTTCAATTCCAAGCTCCATTGGTCGTTTGTCTTTTCTTGAAGAGTTTATGATCAGCGACAACAAATTCTCTGGTTCCATACCAACTACAATCTCGAATTGTTCGAGTCTTGTCCAGTTACAGCTTGATAAGAATCAGATATCTGGTTTGATACCGTCTGAGCTGGGAACACTCACAAGGCTTACTCTGTTCTTTGCCTGGTCTAATCAGCTAGAAGGAAGCATCCCTCCTGGTTTAGCTGACTGTACTGATCTCCAAGCATTGGATTTGTCACGTAACTTGCTCACCGGAACAATCCCTTCTGGTTTGTTTATGCTAAGGAACCTCACCAAGCTTCTCTTgatctcaaactctctctctggTTTTATACCTCAAGAGATTGGTAACTGCAGCTCTCTGGTGAGATTGAGGTTAGGTTACAACAGGATCACAGGAGAGATCCCTTCTGGTATTGGCTCGCTTAAGAAGCTAAACTTTCTCGATTTTTCGAGTAATAGGCTACATGGGAAGGTCCCTGATGAGATTGGAAGCTGCTCAGAGTTACAGATGATTGATCTCAGCAATAACTCTCTTGAAGGTTCTTTGCCTAAtccggtttcttctctctccgGTTTACAGGTTCTTGATGTTTCGTCTAACCAGTTTACAGGCAAGATTCCAGCGAGTTTGGGACGGCTTGTGTCCCTGAACAAACTAATCTTGAGCAAGAACTTGTTCTCCGGATCGATACCAACTTCTTTAGGCATGTGTTCAGGGCTTCAACTTCTTGATCTTGGAAGCAATGAGCTCTCTGGTGAGATTCCTCCAGAGCTTGGTGATATTGAGAATCTTGAAATCGCGTTAAACTTGAGTAGCAACAGACTCACAGGGAAGATTCCTTTAAAGATTTCGTCTCTCAACAAGCTCTCGATTCTTGATCTCTCCCACAACATGCTTGAAGGGGATCTTGCTCCACTCTCCAATATTGAGAACCTCGTCTCTCTTAACATCTCTTACAATAGCTTCTCTGGTTATCTTCCAGACAACAAGCTATTCAGACAATTATCTCCTCAAGATcttgaaggaaacaaaaaactcTGTTCTTCTTTAACTCAAGATTCCTGCTTTCTCACCTACGGAAAAGGCAATGGACTTGGAGATGATGGTGATTCTTCTCGTACAAGAAAGCTTAGGTTAACACTCGCTCTTTTGATCACCTTGACGGTTGTGTTGATGATTCTTGGTGCGGTTGCGGTTATCCGAGCAAGGAGGAATATCAATAACGAAAGAGATTCAGAGCTTGGAGAGACATATAAATGGCAGTTCACACCATTTCAGAAGCTGAACTTCTCGGTAGATCAAATCATCAGATGTTTAGTTGAACCAAATGTGATCGGTAAAGGATGTTCAGGGGTAGTTTACCGAGCTCACGTGGACAACGGCGAGGTTATAGCCGTTAAGAAGCTTTGGCCAGCGATGGTTAACGGTGGTCATGATGAGAAGACCAAAAACGTTAGAGATTCGTTTTCAGCAGAAGTTAAGACGCTTGGGACTATTAGACACAAGAACATAGTTCGGTTTCTTGGATGTTGTTGGAACCGAAACACGAGGCTTTTGATGTACGATTACATGCCCAATGGGAGCTTAGGGAGTTTGCTTCACGAGAGACGAGGATCTTCGCTTGATTGGGATCTTAGATACAGAATCTTGCTCGGTGCAGCTCAAGGTTTAGCTTATTTACACCATGATTGCCTTCCGCCCATTGTTCACCGCGATATTAAAGCCAACAACATCTTGATCGGTCTAGATTTCGAGCCTTACATTGCGGATTTTGGTTTAGCCAAGCTTGTTGATCAAGGTGACATTGGTCGGTGTTCTAATACCGTCGCTGGATCTTATGGTTACATTGCTCCAG AGTATGGTTACAGCATGAAGATTACAGAGAAGAGTGATGTTTATAGTTATGGTGTGGTTGTTCTTGAAGTGTTGACAGGGAAACAACCTATAGATCCGACGGTACCAGAAGGGCTTCACTTAGTGGACTGGGTGAGGCAAAATAGAGGTAGCCTCGAAGTTCTCGACTCTTCATTGAGATCAAGAACTGAGGCTGAAGCCGATGAGATGATGCAAGTGTTGGGCACTGCTCTGCTGTGTGTGAACTCGTCTCCAGACGAGAGGCCTACCATGAAAGACGTTGCggctatgctcaaggagatcaAACAAGAGCGTGAAGAATACGCGAAAGTTGACTTGCTGCTTAAGAAATCTCCTCcgccaacaacaacatcaacgcATGAGGAAGGTCGAATGAATGAGATGAACATGACAGCGACCGCCGCTTCCTCTTCTAAAGAGATGAGACGAGAGGAAAGATTAGTAAAGAGCAACAACACGAGTTTCTCTGCTTCGTCTCTgctttactcttcttcttcttcgatcgaGTGA